The Helianthus annuus cultivar XRQ/B chromosome 16, HanXRQr2.0-SUNRISE, whole genome shotgun sequence genome includes a window with the following:
- the LOC110915747 gene encoding probable beta-1,3-galactosyltransferase 2 isoform X2 — protein MKNRGDHQASRNFISQKWTLFLCICSFCAGLLFTNRPTAVESEGLKLVSEGCDLRRMKNVKRDPKQIFGEVSKTHEAIQTLDKTISSLEMELAAARSIQESIVNGSPISQEDTRSSSEKRKYLMVVGVNTAFSSRKRRDSVRATWMPQGEKRKKLEEEKGIIMRFVIGHSATVGGILDRAIEAEDKKHGDFLRLDHVEGYLELSAKTKTYFATAVTMWDAEFYIKVDDDVHVNIATLGHTLVRHRKKKRVYIGCMKSGPVLAQKGVRYHEPEHWKFGESGNKYFRHATGQLYAISKDLATYISLNQHVLHKYANEDVSLGSWFIGLDVEHIDDRRLCCGTPPDCEWKAQAGNICVASFDWTCSGICGSVDRMKEVHKRCGEGENAVWSATF, from the exons ATGAAGAACAGAGGAGACCATCAAGCTTCAAGAAACTTTATATCACAAAAATGGACACTTTTCTTGTGTATATGCAGTTTTTGTGCTGGATTACTCTTCACCAATAG ACCAACTGCTGTAGAATCTGAAGGTCTAAAGTTGGTATCAGAAGGTTGTGATCTAAGAagg ATGAAGAATGTCAAACGCGACCCGAAACAAATATTCGGGGAGGTATCTAAGACTCATGAGGCAATACA gaCATTAGATAAAACAATATCAAGCTTAGAGATGGAATTAGCTGCAGCAAGGTCCATCCAAGAATCTATTGTGAATGGATCGCCAATATCACAAGAAGATACAAGGAGTTCATCTGAAAAGCGGAAGTATTTAATGGTTGTTGGAGTTAATACCGCTTTTAGTAGTCGTAAAAGAAGAGATTCAGTACGCGCTACATGGATGCCTCAAG GTGAAAAACGAAAAAAATTAGAGGAGGAGAAAGGCATTATAATGCGTTTTGTCATCGGCCacag TGCCACGGTAGGGGGTATACTGGACCGAGCTATTGAAGCGGAAGACAAAAAGCATGGTGATTTCTTGAGACTG GACCATGTAGAGGGATACCTAGAATTGTCTGCGAAGACGAAAACATATTTTGCAACCGCTGTAACCATGTGGGATGCCGAATTTTATATCAAGGTTGATGATGATGTCCATGTGAACATAG CCACACTAGGTCATACATTAGTTAGACATAGGAAGAAGAAAAGAGTATATATTGGATGTATGAAGTCTGGCCCAGTACTCGCTCAAAA AGGAGTGAGGTACCATGAACCAGAACATTGGAAATTTGGTGAGTCAGGAAACAAGTATTTCCGCCATGCCACCGGACAATTATACGCCATTTCAAAAGATTTAGCTACTTATATATCATTAAACCA ACACGTATTACACAAATACGCAAATGAAGATGTTTCTTTAGGATCATGGTTTATCGGGCTTGACGTTGAGCATATTGATGATCGAAGATTATGCTGCGGGACCCCTCCTG ATTGTGAATGGAAAGCTCAAGCCGGAAACATATGCGTAGCATCATTTGACTGGACTTGTAGTGGCATCTGTGGGTCTGTTGATAGAATGAAGGAAGTACATAAACGATGTGGCGAAGGCGAAAACGCTGTTTGGTCAGCCACATTTTGA
- the LOC118488184 gene encoding uncharacterized protein LOC118488184 has protein sequence MRDVNLSDCNDRWLWLPEDSGEFSVKSAFVLVGSKEVDSSRFIWEWCKWIPLKCNVFAWRAVMERLPTKVELRKRNIQVGEVTCPLCGSGEESADHLFTACSFATAIWSKISSWCKVPFIMAFSFKDVLVAHRFCGLKGKLSLAYQGIVLTSCWLIWKARNDCVFNGKSPKVEEIEMYRYVLGRVV, from the exons ATGCGTGACGTCAACCTTTCTGATTGTAACGATCGATGGTTGTGGTTGCCGGAGGACTCCGGGGAATTCTCGGTGAAATCGGCTTTTGTGCTCGTTGGATCTAAGGAGGTTGATTCTAGCAGATTCATTTGGGAGTGGTGCAAGTGGATTCCTCTTAAATGCAACGTCTTCGCTTGGAGGGCGGTGATGGAGAGATTGCCTACGAAGGTGGAGCTTCGCAAACGAAATATTCAGGTCGGGGAAGTGACGTGCCCGTTGTGTGGGTCGGGGGAGGAATCGGCCGATCATCTGTTCACGGCTTGTAGTTTTGCTACGGCTATCTGGTCAAAGATTAGTTCTTGGTGCAAGGTTCCGTTTATTATGGCTTTTTCATTCAAAGATGTGTTGGTGGCTCATCGCTTCTGTGGGTTGAAGGGTAAGCTTTCTTTGGCTTACCAAGGAATTGTGTTAACCTCGTGTTGGTTAATATGGAAAGCTAGAAATGATTGTGTGTTCAACGGGAAATCTCCGAAAGTGGAAGAG ATCGAAATGTATAGATATGTCTTGGGTAGAGTGGtgtaa
- the LOC110915747 gene encoding probable beta-1,3-galactosyltransferase 2 isoform X1 — MKNRGDHQASRNFISQKWTLFLCICSFCAGLLFTNRMWAVSDSKLVTRPTAVESEGLKLVSEGCDLRRMKNVKRDPKQIFGEVSKTHEAIQTLDKTISSLEMELAAARSIQESIVNGSPISQEDTRSSSEKRKYLMVVGVNTAFSSRKRRDSVRATWMPQGEKRKKLEEEKGIIMRFVIGHSATVGGILDRAIEAEDKKHGDFLRLDHVEGYLELSAKTKTYFATAVTMWDAEFYIKVDDDVHVNIATLGHTLVRHRKKKRVYIGCMKSGPVLAQKGVRYHEPEHWKFGESGNKYFRHATGQLYAISKDLATYISLNQHVLHKYANEDVSLGSWFIGLDVEHIDDRRLCCGTPPDCEWKAQAGNICVASFDWTCSGICGSVDRMKEVHKRCGEGENAVWSATF, encoded by the exons ATGAAGAACAGAGGAGACCATCAAGCTTCAAGAAACTTTATATCACAAAAATGGACACTTTTCTTGTGTATATGCAGTTTTTGTGCTGGATTACTCTTCACCAATAG AATGTGGGCAGTCTCTGACTCTAAACTTGTTACAAGACCAACTGCTGTAGAATCTGAAGGTCTAAAGTTGGTATCAGAAGGTTGTGATCTAAGAagg ATGAAGAATGTCAAACGCGACCCGAAACAAATATTCGGGGAGGTATCTAAGACTCATGAGGCAATACA gaCATTAGATAAAACAATATCAAGCTTAGAGATGGAATTAGCTGCAGCAAGGTCCATCCAAGAATCTATTGTGAATGGATCGCCAATATCACAAGAAGATACAAGGAGTTCATCTGAAAAGCGGAAGTATTTAATGGTTGTTGGAGTTAATACCGCTTTTAGTAGTCGTAAAAGAAGAGATTCAGTACGCGCTACATGGATGCCTCAAG GTGAAAAACGAAAAAAATTAGAGGAGGAGAAAGGCATTATAATGCGTTTTGTCATCGGCCacag TGCCACGGTAGGGGGTATACTGGACCGAGCTATTGAAGCGGAAGACAAAAAGCATGGTGATTTCTTGAGACTG GACCATGTAGAGGGATACCTAGAATTGTCTGCGAAGACGAAAACATATTTTGCAACCGCTGTAACCATGTGGGATGCCGAATTTTATATCAAGGTTGATGATGATGTCCATGTGAACATAG CCACACTAGGTCATACATTAGTTAGACATAGGAAGAAGAAAAGAGTATATATTGGATGTATGAAGTCTGGCCCAGTACTCGCTCAAAA AGGAGTGAGGTACCATGAACCAGAACATTGGAAATTTGGTGAGTCAGGAAACAAGTATTTCCGCCATGCCACCGGACAATTATACGCCATTTCAAAAGATTTAGCTACTTATATATCATTAAACCA ACACGTATTACACAAATACGCAAATGAAGATGTTTCTTTAGGATCATGGTTTATCGGGCTTGACGTTGAGCATATTGATGATCGAAGATTATGCTGCGGGACCCCTCCTG ATTGTGAATGGAAAGCTCAAGCCGGAAACATATGCGTAGCATCATTTGACTGGACTTGTAGTGGCATCTGTGGGTCTGTTGATAGAATGAAGGAAGTACATAAACGATGTGGCGAAGGCGAAAACGCTGTTTGGTCAGCCACATTTTGA